The DNA region CTCGGCTTCCCGCTCGCCATGAGCCAGGCCGCCGCCGAACAGCAGCGCGTCGTCGTCGACCGCATCGACGACACCGCACGCTTCGCCGCGCTCGCCCAGTTCGTGGCCTCGTCGCCGGACGAGGGCGAGCGGCTGTCCATACTCCAGGACGAACTGCACCGCTATCACAGCCTCTACGGCATCGACGCGGGCGTCTTCCTCCGCGACGGCCGCGCGCTCGGTGTCTCGCCCGGCGGCTGGAGCGTGCCCGAGTCGGGCGAGGGCGCCGACGCGTTCGCGGAGGCCCTCGCCGGGCGGCGCAGCCACGACCCCGAGCAGGTATGGCCCTGGCAGGAGGGGCACATCGCCGTCGCCTCGCCCGTCATCCGGGACGGCGACGTGGCAGCGGTCGTCCTCACCGACTCGCCGACAGGTCAACTGCGTTCGCGCATCCTCCAGGGCTGGCTCCCGATCATCGCGGGCGAGGCCGCCGCGATGCTGCTCGCCGTGGGGCTGGCGCTGCGACTGACGGGCTGGGTGCTGCGTCCCGTACGGACTCTGGACCGGGCGGCGCACGAGATCGCGGTCGGCCAGTTCAAGTCCCGCGTCGCCGCGTCCGGCGGCCCGCCCGAACTGCGCCACCTCGCCCGCTCGTTCAACGAGATGGCGGACAACGTCGAGAACGTGCTGGAGCAGCAGCGTGCCTTCGTCGCCGACGCCTCCCACCAGTTGCGCAATCCGCTCTCCGCGCTGCTGCTGCGCATAGAGCTGCTCGGGCTCGAACTGCCCGAGGCCGACGAGGAGTTCAAGTCCGTACAGGCCGAGGGGAAACGGCTGGCGCGGGTCCTGGACGATCTGCTCGATCTTGCCCTGGCCGAGCACGCGTCGGCGGATCTGCGGCTCACGGACGTGGCGGAGGTGGCCGCCGAGCGCGTGGAGGCGTGGCGTCCGGTGGCGGAGATCAAGGGCGTGGTGCTGGAGTCGGAAGGCAGACAGGCCATTACGGGATGGGCCGACCCCGTCACCCTCTCCAGCGCGATGGACGCGGTGGTCGACAACGCGATCAAGTTCACGCCCGAGGGAGAAAGCGTCACCGTCGGCGTCAGCAGGAAAGGCGACAGCGTCATCCTGGAGATCGCCGACCACGGCCCCGGGCTCACCGAAGAGGAGATGGAACGCATCGGCGACCGCTTCTGGCGCAGCAGCCGCCACCAGAACATCTCGGGCTCGGGCCTCGGCCTGTCGATCACCAGGGCGCTGCTGGCGTCGTGCGGCGCGAAGCTCGAGTACGCGCACAACGAACCGAAGGGCCTGCGCGTCGTGATCACGGTGCCGCGCAATGCGCCCACGGCGGACGAGGGCACGGGCGGCGAGGGCCGCCAGAGGCCGGTCGTCTCCCTGAAGAAGCGGCCGAGGGAGTCCGCCGAAGCGGACGCGTGATCCCGGCCCTGGCGGGGCCGGGGCCCGGCCCGCTTTCTGGGCCCCGCTGCCCCTGGTGGCGTCCGCTCGCGAACGTGGACGGCGCTGCGACAACTCGATGCCCCGCGGGGACAGTTGTTCGCGGCCCCCGGCCAGGTGCGCCCGCCGCGTCGCGCTCCCGGCGAGCACGGGGAATGCTCCCCGGCCAGAGGCAAACCCGGCCGGGGACCCCCGCCCCGCATGCCCAGTAAGCCGCTACCCCCTCGCGAAGCGCAGCGTCAGGATCTGGAACGGCCGGAGCGTCACCGACACCGAGCCGTCTGCCGACAGCTCACGCGCGGGGGCGTCCTCAAGCGGGCGTTCCAGGAGGTCCGTCTCGCTCACCGACGTGACCGGGGTACCCGCGGTGACGACCGCGTGGGCGCGTCCGCCGTGCGACTCGTAGAGCCGTACGACGACGTCGCCGCTGCGGTCGTCCGCGAGCTTGACCGCCTCGATCACGACCTGGTCGTTGTCGACGCCGACCAGTGGCGCCACGGCCTCGCCCGAGCCGCGCACCGTGCGCTCCGGCAGGTTGATCCAGTGGCCCTCCCGTACGGCGTCGCCGACGCTCGCGCCCGGCGCCAGCGCGAAGCGCAGCCGGTGGGTGCCCTGGTCGGTCTCCGGGTCCGGGTAGCGGGGCGCACGCAGCAGCGACAGGCGCACGGTGGTGGTCTGCCCGCCGTCGTCGCGGACCGTGCGGGTCACGTCGTGCCCGTATGTCGAGTCGTTGACGAGCGCCGCGCCCCAGCCGGGCTCCTCCACGTGGATCCAGCGGTGCGCGCAGATCTCGAACTTCGCCGTCTCCCACGAGGTGTTGGTGTGCGTCGGCCGGAAGACGTGCCCGAACTGCGTCTCGGACGCGGACCGTTCGGCCTTCACATCCAGCGGGAAGGCGGCCTTGAGGAACATCTCGCTCTCGTGCCAGTCCACTTCGGTGTCGATGTCGAGCACCTTCGCACCGGCGCGCAGCGTCAGCCGCTGCACCACCTTCGAGTCGCCGAAGGAGCGGGCGACGCGCACCGTGGCGCGCTCCTCGCCGGATTCGGCCAGCTCCATCTCGTCCGTGCCGGTCAGGTCGGTGACGTTGTGCCGGTAGAAGCGGTCGACGTCCCAGGCGTCCCAGTGATTGGGCAGGTCCGGGTGGATCTGGAGCAGGTTGGCCGCCTCGCCCGGTGCGACGCTCTCCCGGCGTCCCTCCTTGTCGTACGCGGAGACGACCAGGCCGCGTCCGTCGACCTCGATACGCAGCAGCCCGTTGGCCAACGTCCAGCCGCCGCCCGGCCGTTCCTCCACCGTGACGGGCGTGCCCCCGGCGCGCTCACGGGCCGGTGCCGCGCCGCCAGCGGCGACGCCGTCACGTGCGTGCGGCGCCGCGTTGAAGACGACCGGGACGTCGCCGCCGCCCACGAGCGCGGTCTGTGCGCCCGCGATGATCTCCTCCAGCTCGGACCGCACCCGTGCGTAGGTCTCCCGGGCCTCCCGGTGCACCCAGGCGATCGACGAGCCCGGCAGGATGTCGTGGAACTGGTGCAGCAGCACCGTCTTCCACAGCTCGTCCAGTTGCTCGTACGGATACTCGTACGGATCGGAACGCCCGGCGCGCACAGCGGCGGTGGCCGCCCACAACTCGGCCTCGCGCAGCAGGGATTCGCTGTGCCGGTTGCCCTGCTTGGTCTTCGCCTGCGAGGTGTACGTGCCGCGGTGCAGCTCCAGATACAGCTCGCCCGCCCACACCGGGGCCTTCTCGCCGTACTCCTCGTGGGCCTTGGAGAAGAACGCCGACGGCTTCTCGACCGTCACCCGCGGCGACCCCTCCAGGTCCTTCAGCCGCTCCGCACGCGCCAGCATCTCGCGCGTCGAACCGCCGCCCCCGTCGCCCCAGCCGAACGGCGCCAGCGAACGTGAACCGCTGCCCTTCTCCTGGTAGTTGCGCGCCGCGTGCGCCATCTCGGCGCCGCCCAGGTCGGAGTTGTAGGTGTCGACGGGCGGGAAGTGCGTGAAGACCCGCGTGCCGTCGATGCCCTCCCACCAGAAGGTGTGATGCGGGAACTTGTTCGTCTCGCTCCACGAGATCTTCTGCGTCAGGAACCACTTGGCTCCCGCCAGCTTCACGATCTGCGGCATGGCCGCCGTATAGCCGAAGGAGTCCGGCAGCCACACCTCCCTGGTCTCGACGCCGAACTCCTCCAGGAAGAACCGCTTCCCGTAGACGAACTGCCGCGCCATGGCCTCGCCGCCGACCATGTTCGTGTCGGACTCGACCCACATGCCGCCCACCGGCACGAACTGCCCGTCCGCCACCTTCTTCTTGACCTTCGCGTACACCTCGGGCCGGTAGTTCTTGATCCAGTCGAGCTGCTGCGCGGAGGACATCGCGAAGACGAACTCCGGGTGGTCGTCCATGAGATTGACCATGTTCGACGCCGTACGCGCCACCTTCCGTACCGTCTCGCGCACCGGCCACAGCCACGCCGAGTCGATGTGCGCATGCCCTACGGCGCTGACGCGGTGCGCGGAGGGACGCGCGGGAGTGGAGAGCACGCCGCTGAGCGCGGCCCGCGCGGCGGAGGCGTTGCCAACGATGTCATGAACGCCGAGAGCGTCCAGCGCCTCCTCGATCGCCCGCAGCAACTCCCAGCGCCGCGCGTCCTCCAGCGGCAGCTCCTTCATCAGCGACCCGGCGACCTCGAGGTCCTGCACCAGCTCCCACACCTCGGTCTCGAAGACCGCCAGGTCCATACGGCGCAGCCGGTAGAGCGGACGGTCGCTGGAGGTCAGCTTGTCGCCCTGGTACGTGGGCAGTTGGGGCGTGTTGACGATGGGGTTCGCCGCCGCCTCGACGAACAGCTCGACGTCCTCGCCCCCGGCCGCCGACTCCGCGACACGGACCCAGTCGTTGCGCGGGTTGAGCGCCTTCACGGCCTCGCCGTCGGCCCGGTAGACCAGCCCCTCGCACTGGAAGCCCGGCATGTTCCGGTCGAAGCCCAGGTCCAGCACCGCCTCTACGGTCCGTCCCTGCCACTCCGGCGGCACCCGCCCGGTCACCTTGAACCACGTCGTGCCCCACGCGGGGCCCCAGCGCTCACCTGCCTTCGAGGGCCCGTACGGGGCGGCGAGCCCTTCCGCCACGGGAACGGGTTCGCCGGGGGCATCCCAGCGCTCCACGGTCAGGGGCAGCGGACTGCTGTATACGGCGGGCTTGATCCGCTCGGCCAGGACACGGCGCAGGCGGTCCTCAACGATGCGGCGGTCGTCGTGCATGCGGCTGCTCCGATCTACGGGTCCTCGGGTGCTCGTTACGTTCCACCTGGTGAGGAGCCTGCCATTCCGCCGCCCGCGGCGACAGCGTTGTGTTTCAGCCCGGGGTGGCGTATTGGGGGCAGGCGCTCATGCCTCTCGACACGTCCCAGGGCGAGCACGGCGAGCACGACGACCACGGGCGTAGCACTACGGCCGTAAAGCCGCGCGCCCTGAACTCGGGGCTGCCGGAGTAGAGTTGAGCGGTGCCCGAGCTGAGGCGCCTGCACGCCGGCGACGCCCCCGCGGTCCTGGCCTTCGAGCTGGCGAACCGCGCCTACTTCGCTGCCTCGATCTCCGACCGCGGCCACGAGTTCTTCGACCAGTTCGCCGACAGGTACGGCGCCTTGCTTGCCGAGCAAGAGGCCGGGATCAGTGCCTTCTATGTGCTCGTGGACGAGGACGGATCGGTTCTGGGCCGGTTCAACCTGTACGACCTCAAGGACGGCACCGCCGAGCTGGGCTACCGGGTCGCACAGCGTGTCACCGGACGTGGCGTGGCGACTGAGACCGTACGGGAGCTGTGCCGACTGGCGGCGGCGCGGCACGGGCTGCGCACCCTTCGGGCGGCCACATCCCTCGACAACGCCGCGTCCCGAAGGGTGCTGACCAAGGCCGGGTTCGTCCCGGTCGGCCCGGCTGACCCGGCCGACGTCGGCGGTAAGCCGGGCACCTGGTATCAGCGGGACCTGGGGCTCCGGCCGTAGGCCGTGATCCTGCTGGTGGGGCTCCTCAGCGCTGCGTGGCGTAGCGGAGGAAGCGCGTCCAGCCGCCGCGCGGCACGGTGAGGTGGGGACCCTCCGGGTCCTTGGAGTCCCGTATGTGTACGGCGGAGGTCGCCTCGGCGACCTCGACGCATTCGGCACCCTCGTCGTCGCTGTAGCTGCTCTTGCGCCACGTACATGTGGACCGTATGCCGGATGTCCTCCGCATGTCCCTCATAGCTCTCCTGCCAACTGCTCGATGAATCGGGCAGATTGCTCGGTGTCCAGGGCCTGCATGCGGATGATTCCATGCCGCTGGATGCATGTCTGTAGCGGTTCTCGGTCAGTGATGAAGCTGCTCATGCCTTGAGTCTCGCTGTACGCGAGCGACCGGCCGTCACGCGTCTCCAGGAGGACGAGAGGCCCGAGAGGGCTGAACTGCCATCGCTCCATCGGCATTACCTGGATCGACACGTGTCGGAGTGCGGATCGCTCCAGCAGCAGATTGAGCTGTTCCTTCATCACCGACGGGCCGCCGACCGGCCGTCGCAGCGCGGCCTCCTCGATCACGAATCCGAGCACCACCGCGGGGGACCTGTCGAAGATCTCCTGCCGTTCGAGCCGTGCCGCGACGCGGTCTTCCACCGTTCCATCATTCAAGGGCGGGCAGTTCTGGCTCATCAACGCTTCGATGTACGGCTTCGTCTGCAACAGCCCAGGGACCCTGAACGGACTGTACGAATGGAAGCTCTCCGCGTCCCTCTCCCATTTGGCGAAGTCACGGAATCGGGCAGGCAGTCGTGCCTGGTCCACGATGTCCTCGATTGCGGCAAGCATCCCTCCCGCATCGAGAACTCGCTCCGCTCCCGTGATGAACTGCGGCTTCGGAGGACGCCTTCCCCGCTCCACTGACGAGACCTGATCGACGCCGTAACCGATCTGGCCCCCGAACTCCGCCTGTGTGAGCCCCGCCTTGTCCCGCAGATACTTGATCTGCGTGCCGACCGCCTTCAGCAGCGGGTCGCCACTGTCCGCCGCAATCGTCCAACTTCCTTCATGCTGAGCCGACTTCGCTTCGTGATCGCCTTCGCTGATCATTGGCCCACCCCCTTCATCCGTACTCAACACTCCGCACCAGGGACTCGTCACCGCTGGCTACTCGGACGTATGCGTGGGTGCTTCCGTACAACCGGTACTGGTACGGCTCATCCCCCTCGACCGATTATGGTCGGCCAACCACGCTCAGTGACGTGAAAACCGAGATCAGCCGGGCCGAAATCGGCGCGCCCGTACATGAATTCGTGCAGCTCTTCAGTTCGACTCCGCGCGGAGCGCGGCTCGCCCGGCTCGTGGGCGTTCGGCAACTCGCCGCGTGGGGCTGGCCGTACGACGACGAGGTCTCGCAGACCGGTTCGCTACTGATCGGGGAACTGGCCGCGAACGCCGCCACTCACGGCCGCGTCGTGGGACGTCGCTTCCGGCTCCGCATGGCCACCGGTCCGGGGCTGCTGCTCCCGGCCACGCTGCGGATCGAGGTGGCCGACGCCAGGGGCGAGTCCGTACCGCCTCCGGCTCCGGCTCAACTTCCGCCCCTCGACGCCGAGTCGGGCCGTGGCCTGCTGCTCGTACAGACGCTCGCGACCCGTTGGGGCACAGCTCCCCGCTCGCCGTCAGGCAAGACCGTCTGGGCGGATCTAGATCTGGACCAGGGCCAGGTCAGGGACGAGGGTCTGGGCGGGGACGCGGCCACATCAGCCCGATCCGAGCTCCCGGCCGAGGCCGCCGCGCTCACGGGCTGACGCGATTGCGCGCCCTCGCACCCCGACGAGCCGAACGGGTCCGGTCGCCCCGGGCCCGCCGACTCCCGTCGCCTGTACGGCAGTTGGCGCCCCGACGCGCCCGACGTGGGCCCCGTCACGTACGACTACGATGACGGCCGGTTCCGATGGCGGACGAAGGCGACACAACGGGGGCGCGCCGTGGCCGGGTACAACCCGCTTCAGTTCTCACTGATCAACGACGAGCCGGTCACCGACGCGGAGTCGGATCTGCTGGGCGCTCGCGACCCGGCGCAGCAGCTCGCCGCGCTGCTGGTCGCGTCACGCACCTCCACGCCCTTCACACTGGCCGTCGATTCGGGGTGGGGTACGGGCAAGAGCAGCCTGATGCGCCTGGTCGACAAGGAGCTGACGGAGGTCCACGGGGCGCGCACGGTCTGGTACAACGCGTGGACTTCGACCGATGCGGACAGGCCGGACACCCTCGAAGGTCTGATCAAGTCCGTTCTGATGCGCTTCGACAAGCGGATCGTGCGTCGCGTGATTCAGAGCTTCTCCGAGCGCAGAACCCTGCGGGCGTTCTGCCGCGCCGTCTTCGTACTGCTTGTGGGCGTGCTCGGGCTCGCTCCGCTGGTGAACCGGTTGTGGAAGGAGTTCTCCGTAAGTCCGCAGGCCCGGAACGCCACGCGGCAGGCGATCAGAACGGCAGTGGAGGAGCGGGTCGAGAACGGCGACTTCTCTCCGAGGGAACTGCTGGTCGTCTTCATCGACGATCTGGACCGCTGCTCGGAGGAGACGGTTCTCGCGGTGTGCGAGGCGGTGAAGGTCTATCTGGACGTGCCGGGGCTCGCGTTCGTCATCGGATGCGACCGCTCGGCGCTCTCGTCGAACGGTCTGCTGCGCGACCTGTCACCGGCCGGGTCGGCGTTCATGGAGAAGATCTTCCAGACGACCTTCCGGATTCCCGTACCGGACAGCGACGGCATCGAGGACTTCGTACGCCGGTGCGCTCGCGACTCCGGCATTC from Streptomyces marispadix includes:
- a CDS encoding sensor histidine kinase — translated: MHARLLPLLIVLLAGVLLALGFPLAMSQAAAEQQRVVVDRIDDTARFAALAQFVASSPDEGERLSILQDELHRYHSLYGIDAGVFLRDGRALGVSPGGWSVPESGEGADAFAEALAGRRSHDPEQVWPWQEGHIAVASPVIRDGDVAAVVLTDSPTGQLRSRILQGWLPIIAGEAAAMLLAVGLALRLTGWVLRPVRTLDRAAHEIAVGQFKSRVAASGGPPELRHLARSFNEMADNVENVLEQQRAFVADASHQLRNPLSALLLRIELLGLELPEADEEFKSVQAEGKRLARVLDDLLDLALAEHASADLRLTDVAEVAAERVEAWRPVAEIKGVVLESEGRQAITGWADPVTLSSAMDAVVDNAIKFTPEGESVTVGVSRKGDSVILEIADHGPGLTEEEMERIGDRFWRSSRHQNISGSGLGLSITRALLASCGAKLEYAHNEPKGLRVVITVPRNAPTADEGTGGEGRQRPVVSLKKRPRESAEADA
- a CDS encoding alpha-mannosidase, whose translation is MHDDRRIVEDRLRRVLAERIKPAVYSSPLPLTVERWDAPGEPVPVAEGLAAPYGPSKAGERWGPAWGTTWFKVTGRVPPEWQGRTVEAVLDLGFDRNMPGFQCEGLVYRADGEAVKALNPRNDWVRVAESAAGGEDVELFVEAAANPIVNTPQLPTYQGDKLTSSDRPLYRLRRMDLAVFETEVWELVQDLEVAGSLMKELPLEDARRWELLRAIEEALDALGVHDIVGNASAARAALSGVLSTPARPSAHRVSAVGHAHIDSAWLWPVRETVRKVARTASNMVNLMDDHPEFVFAMSSAQQLDWIKNYRPEVYAKVKKKVADGQFVPVGGMWVESDTNMVGGEAMARQFVYGKRFFLEEFGVETREVWLPDSFGYTAAMPQIVKLAGAKWFLTQKISWSETNKFPHHTFWWEGIDGTRVFTHFPPVDTYNSDLGGAEMAHAARNYQEKGSGSRSLAPFGWGDGGGGSTREMLARAERLKDLEGSPRVTVEKPSAFFSKAHEEYGEKAPVWAGELYLELHRGTYTSQAKTKQGNRHSESLLREAELWAATAAVRAGRSDPYEYPYEQLDELWKTVLLHQFHDILPGSSIAWVHREARETYARVRSELEEIIAGAQTALVGGGDVPVVFNAAPHARDGVAAGGAAPARERAGGTPVTVEERPGGGWTLANGLLRIEVDGRGLVVSAYDKEGRRESVAPGEAANLLQIHPDLPNHWDAWDVDRFYRHNVTDLTGTDEMELAESGEERATVRVARSFGDSKVVQRLTLRAGAKVLDIDTEVDWHESEMFLKAAFPLDVKAERSASETQFGHVFRPTHTNTSWETAKFEICAHRWIHVEEPGWGAALVNDSTYGHDVTRTVRDDGGQTTTVRLSLLRAPRYPDPETDQGTHRLRFALAPGASVGDAVREGHWINLPERTVRGSGEAVAPLVGVDNDQVVIEAVKLADDRSGDVVVRLYESHGGRAHAVVTAGTPVTSVSETDLLERPLEDAPARELSADGSVSVTLRPFQILTLRFARG
- a CDS encoding GNAT family N-acetyltransferase, with translation MPELRRLHAGDAPAVLAFELANRAYFAASISDRGHEFFDQFADRYGALLAEQEAGISAFYVLVDEDGSVLGRFNLYDLKDGTAELGYRVAQRVTGRGVATETVRELCRLAAARHGLRTLRAATSLDNAASRRVLTKAGFVPVGPADPADVGGKPGTWYQRDLGLRP
- a CDS encoding DUF397 domain-containing protein, which encodes MRRTSGIRSTCTWRKSSYSDDEGAECVEVAEATSAVHIRDSKDPEGPHLTVPRGGWTRFLRYATQR
- a CDS encoding helix-turn-helix domain-containing protein, with product MISEGDHEAKSAQHEGSWTIAADSGDPLLKAVGTQIKYLRDKAGLTQAEFGGQIGYGVDQVSSVERGRRPPKPQFITGAERVLDAGGMLAAIEDIVDQARLPARFRDFAKWERDAESFHSYSPFRVPGLLQTKPYIEALMSQNCPPLNDGTVEDRVAARLERQEIFDRSPAVVLGFVIEEAALRRPVGGPSVMKEQLNLLLERSALRHVSIQVMPMERWQFSPLGPLVLLETRDGRSLAYSETQGMSSFITDREPLQTCIQRHGIIRMQALDTEQSARFIEQLAGEL
- a CDS encoding ATP-binding protein, which encodes MKTEISRAEIGAPVHEFVQLFSSTPRGARLARLVGVRQLAAWGWPYDDEVSQTGSLLIGELAANAATHGRVVGRRFRLRMATGPGLLLPATLRIEVADARGESVPPPAPAQLPPLDAESGRGLLLVQTLATRWGTAPRSPSGKTVWADLDLDQGQVRDEGLGGDAATSARSELPAEAAALTG